From the genome of Ignavibacteriales bacterium, one region includes:
- a CDS encoding peptidylprolyl isomerase has protein sequence MKTQYKAGFKFILFILFFINSSLKSQQLALPNQVITSVGSHQITVKDFVTRCSDYIFSTGIKDNIVLRKSIMNNMINEILLYYYDDNKKIFNDPEYQKELKWADKQTILAYLEDQEIYAKITVTDAEIREAYYRSNEKLSARHLFAQTEEEANSLYQLLQTGADFKVLAKQVFTDSTLQNNGGYLGYFSWGDMDPAFEDAAYSLKIGEISKPVKTKNGYSIIKLEDRVPHPLLTEDEFIRKKHHMEGVVRLRKKKPAEEDYINTHFTPDKLLFNEKLLGKILDNLPYSSAESAEIRKPFSSSSICVKYPGRSYKQNEIERRLNEIPTFHREKIVSIDNLKSAIAGIVLQDILYKIAVEKGYDVNPAVRNIIPKYHNMIYLAYKRKEISDAVTLPDSTIKKFYDDNSIYFTASDEMNVQEIILKDKSLAENIINDLKNNSDFGSLAEKYSLREWSAKNKGIMGFAELSKYGILKDTLWKSEINKVIGPIKIQEMYGIFKVIGKKNGQLKNFDQVKKIAENLAKKEKSSLLVDEYVNRIKSKVKISIDEKLLGSAIMNN, from the coding sequence ATGAAAACACAGTATAAGGCTGGGTTCAAATTTATTCTTTTTATTTTATTTTTTATCAACTCTTCTCTCAAATCTCAACAGTTAGCGCTACCTAATCAAGTAATTACCTCTGTAGGATCACATCAGATAACGGTAAAAGATTTTGTTACCCGGTGTAGCGATTATATCTTTTCTACCGGCATAAAAGACAATATTGTTCTTCGTAAATCAATTATGAACAATATGATAAATGAAATTCTTCTTTATTATTATGACGATAATAAAAAAATATTTAACGATCCGGAATACCAAAAAGAATTAAAATGGGCCGACAAGCAAACAATTCTTGCTTATCTGGAAGATCAAGAAATTTACGCAAAAATTACTGTAACTGATGCCGAAATTAGAGAAGCTTACTATCGGTCTAATGAAAAGCTTAGTGCTCGTCATTTATTTGCTCAAACCGAGGAAGAAGCAAATAGTTTGTATCAGCTCTTGCAGACCGGAGCTGATTTCAAAGTTTTAGCTAAGCAAGTTTTTACCGATTCAACTCTTCAAAATAACGGTGGATACCTTGGTTATTTTTCTTGGGGAGACATGGATCCAGCGTTTGAAGATGCAGCATATTCATTAAAAATTGGTGAAATATCGAAGCCAGTAAAAACAAAAAATGGTTACAGCATTATAAAATTGGAAGACCGTGTACCTCATCCTCTCTTAACCGAAGATGAGTTTATTCGTAAAAAACATCATATGGAAGGAGTAGTAAGATTAAGAAAGAAAAAACCTGCAGAAGAGGATTACATAAACACACATTTCACTCCAGATAAATTGTTGTTCAATGAAAAATTGCTTGGGAAAATTTTAGATAATTTACCATATTCATCAGCAGAATCTGCCGAAATTCGAAAACCTTTCTCTTCTTCGTCTATCTGTGTGAAATACCCCGGTAGATCTTATAAGCAGAATGAAATTGAAAGAAGATTAAATGAAATTCCTACATTCCATCGAGAAAAAATAGTTTCCATTGACAACTTAAAATCTGCTATTGCTGGAATTGTATTACAAGATATTCTATACAAAATTGCAGTTGAGAAAGGTTATGATGTCAATCCGGCTGTTCGAAATATTATTCCAAAGTACCATAATATGATTTATTTGGCCTATAAAAGAAAAGAGATTAGTGATGCTGTGACTTTACCGGATAGCACAATCAAAAAATTCTATGACGACAATTCAATATATTTTACAGCATCAGATGAAATGAATGTACAGGAAATCATTTTGAAGGATAAATCATTAGCAGAAAATATTATCAATGACTTAAAAAACAATTCAGACTTTGGTTCATTAGCTGAGAAATATTCATTGAGGGAATGGTCTGCCAAGAATAAAGGAATTATGGGATTTGCTGAATTGTCAAAATATGGAATTCTAAAGGACACACTTTGGAAGAGTGAAATTAATAAAGTTATTGGCCCGATTAAAATTCAAGAGATGTACGGAATATTTAAAGTCATAGGAAAAAAAAATGGTCAGCTAAAGAATTTTGATCAAGTTAAAAAGATTGCAGAAAATCTGGCTAAGAAAGAAAAATCCTCATTGTTAGTTGATGAATATGTAAATAGGATAAAATCAAAAGTTAAAATAAGTATAGATGAAAAATTGCTAGGCAGTGCGATCATGAATAATTGA
- the rnhC gene encoding ribonuclease HIII, which translates to MEIEDKAKKQIESLRLQCEKEGLFNSQLSKKDYNYEFTVNSGKEKIKVQVYFGKKGIKTILQGDLKSNLYKKLNNLILDEPKLDLNDSSFIEPVKYIGSDECGKGDFFGPLVVAAVFVNEETKKQLTKVGVRDSKDLSDNMITLLAKEIKHIIGENFEIVRVNPHKYNELYKQFNNLNKLLNWAHSKAIDNLLDNTMCKFVITDKFSKKELDVVSLSKHSDVEFIQETKAEKYIGVAAASILARNSFVDWFESHSRKGLVLPKGSSIETEKFAKKLLQKIGEEKLSELGKLHFKTFAKIK; encoded by the coding sequence ATGGAAATTGAAGACAAGGCCAAAAAGCAAATTGAATCACTGCGCCTTCAATGTGAAAAGGAAGGACTTTTCAATTCACAATTATCGAAAAAAGATTATAATTATGAATTCACGGTAAACAGCGGAAAGGAAAAAATTAAGGTTCAGGTTTATTTCGGTAAAAAAGGAATAAAAACTATTCTTCAAGGTGATTTGAAATCTAATCTTTACAAAAAACTAAATAATCTAATATTAGATGAACCTAAACTTGATTTGAACGACTCGTCGTTTATAGAGCCGGTAAAATATATAGGTTCGGACGAATGCGGCAAAGGAGATTTTTTTGGACCGCTTGTCGTAGCGGCTGTATTTGTAAATGAAGAGACTAAAAAGCAACTTACAAAAGTCGGGGTTCGTGACAGCAAAGACTTAAGCGATAACATGATTACCTTATTGGCTAAAGAAATAAAACATATAATTGGTGAAAATTTCGAGATAGTTAGAGTTAATCCTCACAAGTACAATGAATTATACAAACAATTCAATAACCTCAATAAACTCCTTAACTGGGCTCACTCTAAAGCAATTGATAATTTGCTCGATAATACAATGTGCAAATTTGTCATTACTGATAAATTCAGCAAAAAAGAATTGGATGTGGTTTCTCTTTCTAAACATTCTGATGTTGAGTTTATTCAAGAAACCAAAGCCGAAAAATATATTGGGGTTGCTGCCGCATCGATTCTTGCAAGGAACAGTTTTGTTGATTGGTTTGAATCTCATTCAAGAAAAGGGCTGGTTCTGCCAAAGGGTTCATCAATTGAGACTGAAAAATTTGCAAAAAAATTACTCCAAAAAATCGGAGAAGAAAAATTGAGTGAACTTGGAAAATTACATTTCAAAACTTTTGCAAAAATAAAATAG
- a CDS encoding class I SAM-dependent methyltransferase: MKMTTNYNNLSPDYDLRYKVNPMEGINKALLNIISENKFSNILEIGCGTGHWLKKLDHGLNKFGVDFSAGMLKEAQRNINKINLIRADANSLPFASSKFDFIFCVNAIHQFENKKEFIRDSSRFLKPDGVLTIIGLDPGNKNDNWYIYDFFEGTLEKDLNRFPSFELIELWMKEAGLRNVKINIVENIINDMTGEEVFNDTFLLKNQSSQLASLSDKEYSAGINKIKEAVEINPKMIFPVRLSFISVSGKNI, encoded by the coding sequence ATGAAAATGACAACCAATTATAACAACCTCTCACCGGACTATGATTTACGTTATAAAGTAAATCCAATGGAGGGAATCAATAAAGCACTTCTCAATATCATTTCTGAAAATAAATTTAGCAATATTCTTGAGATTGGGTGCGGAACCGGGCATTGGCTGAAAAAATTAGATCATGGCCTCAACAAATTCGGTGTTGATTTTTCTGCGGGAATGCTTAAAGAAGCGCAAAGGAACATTAACAAAATTAATTTGATACGCGCCGATGCCAATTCCCTTCCCTTTGCCAGCAGTAAATTTGATTTTATCTTTTGTGTCAATGCAATCCATCAATTCGAGAATAAAAAAGAGTTCATTCGGGATTCTTCCCGGTTTTTAAAACCAGATGGAGTTCTAACAATAATTGGTTTAGATCCGGGTAATAAAAATGATAACTGGTATATATATGATTTCTTTGAAGGTACACTTGAAAAAGATTTGAACCGGTTCCCCTCATTCGAATTAATTGAGCTCTGGATGAAAGAAGCCGGATTGCGGAATGTTAAAATAAATATTGTGGAAAATATTATTAATGATATGACCGGGGAAGAAGTTTTTAACGACACATTTTTACTTAAGAACCAATCATCACAACTTGCCTCATTGAGCGACAAAGAATACTCTGCTGGAATCAATAAGATAAAGGAAGCGGTAGAGATAAATCCGAAAATGATTTTTCCAGTCAGACTAAGTTTTATTTCTGTCTCCGGGAAGAATATTTAA
- a CDS encoding RNA-binding protein — translation MNIYVGNLSQQATEQDLEGLFKEFGAVASVKIIRDMFSGESKGFAFVEMNDKAAGTKAIEELNTKEVKGKKIVVNEARPKTDTRRGGGGGGNRGGGGGNRGGGSSGGGGKRW, via the coding sequence ATGAACATTTACGTAGGTAATTTATCCCAGCAAGCAACCGAACAAGATTTAGAAGGTCTTTTCAAAGAATTCGGCGCCGTAGCAAGCGTAAAAATTATACGCGATATGTTTAGCGGCGAATCAAAAGGTTTTGCATTCGTAGAAATGAATGACAAAGCCGCCGGTACAAAGGCAATTGAAGAACTAAACACCAAAGAAGTAAAAGGCAAAAAAATTGTTGTCAACGAAGCTCGTCCTAAAACAGATACCAGACGCGGCGGCGGCGGCGGTGGAAACCGTGGCGGTGGCGGCGGAAATCGTGGCGGCGGAAGCAGCGGCGGTGGCGGAAAACGCTGGTAA
- a CDS encoding LacI family DNA-binding transcriptional regulator, whose protein sequence is MNKIIRPKQVTLNDIAQKLGVSIITVSKALRGHPDISHNTTELIKKTADDLGYSPNFMARNLASRKSNTIGVVLPQISHHFFSLIMDQIYNYAMMINYEVFLTVSQENAEMQKKQIQTLLSMRVDGIIISISQDTNDFGIFETAKNRQVPLVFMDRIPNLDNCNTVTVDDRGGAYKVIDHAINLGYKKIGHFAGYTNINIGRERILGFTQAMTDHGFEVNHDWILEGDFGEKSGYDSFMKLYHDKNLPDLILAVTYPVAIGIYTAAKEVGMKIPDDIDLICFGNSPVQNFLSPPLSCVNQPAEELATKSMELLLDNIDNIGDFINKNIVIDTELILRGTCIKCNKC, encoded by the coding sequence ATGAATAAAATAATACGTCCTAAACAAGTAACGCTAAACGACATTGCCCAAAAATTAGGTGTTTCAATTATCACCGTCTCGAAAGCTTTGCGAGGACATCCGGATATTTCCCATAACACTACTGAGCTCATTAAAAAAACTGCAGATGACTTAGGATATTCACCTAATTTCATGGCACGAAATCTAGCTTCAAGAAAATCCAATACTATAGGCGTTGTTCTTCCACAAATTTCACATCATTTTTTCAGCTTGATTATGGATCAGATTTATAATTATGCAATGATGATCAATTACGAAGTCTTTCTTACGGTTTCTCAAGAAAATGCCGAAATGCAGAAGAAACAAATTCAAACTCTTCTTTCAATGAGAGTTGATGGCATAATCATTTCAATTTCTCAAGATACCAACGATTTCGGAATCTTTGAAACCGCTAAAAACAGACAGGTGCCGTTAGTATTTATGGATCGCATTCCTAATTTGGACAATTGTAATACTGTTACAGTTGATGACAGAGGCGGCGCCTATAAAGTAATCGATCATGCGATTAATCTCGGATATAAAAAGATTGGTCATTTCGCAGGCTATACAAATATTAACATCGGACGGGAAAGAATACTTGGTTTTACACAAGCGATGACCGATCATGGATTTGAAGTTAACCATGATTGGATTTTAGAAGGTGACTTCGGTGAAAAGAGTGGTTACGATTCTTTCATGAAATTGTATCACGATAAAAATCTTCCGGATTTAATTCTTGCGGTAACATACCCGGTTGCAATCGGTATTTATACTGCAGCGAAAGAAGTCGGGATGAAAATTCCGGATGATATTGATTTGATCTGCTTTGGAAATTCTCCAGTTCAGAATTTCTTATCACCTCCGCTTAGCTGCGTCAATCAACCGGCAGAAGAGTTAGCAACTAAATCGATGGAACTTCTTCTGGATAACATTGACAATATTGGTGATTTTATAAATAAAAACATTGTCATAGATACTGAATTAATATTGCGCGGCACTTGTATTAAATGCAATAAATGTTAA
- a CDS encoding ATP-dependent 6-phosphofructokinase, giving the protein MAKSKVKRIGILTGGGDCPGLNAVIRGVTKPAQDMGLKVLGILDGFEGLVEGKSHELYNKDVSGILATGGTILGSSNKGDPFHWPEEINGRLKIVDRSKDAMRNYLAWNIDAMIAIGGDGTMHISNKLSQMGMNIIGVPKTIDNDLEATDQTFGHDSALYVVSEALDRLHTTASAHHRVMVIEVMGRYAGWIALNGGLSGGADIILIPELPFDWNVVYDRVIQRNMSGKRFSLVCVAEGAKPKNGSLITKAKDIRRTDPIQLGGIGEYVAKMISENTGLETRYTVLGHLQRGGSPSPFDRILATKFGTNAIQLAVKKQFGKMVALKGAEIKSVRIVDAIARQKLVKPKDQAVLAASAVGVSFGTEKL; this is encoded by the coding sequence GTGGCTAAATCAAAAGTAAAAAGAATTGGTATTTTAACCGGGGGTGGAGATTGTCCTGGATTGAATGCTGTAATACGCGGTGTTACTAAACCGGCACAGGATATGGGTTTGAAAGTGCTTGGTATTCTTGATGGATTTGAAGGACTCGTTGAAGGGAAATCTCATGAGCTATACAATAAAGATGTATCCGGAATTTTAGCAACCGGAGGAACAATCCTTGGCTCCTCTAATAAAGGAGATCCGTTTCATTGGCCGGAAGAAATTAATGGTAGACTAAAAATAGTTGACCGCTCAAAAGATGCGATGAGAAATTATCTTGCATGGAATATTGATGCTATGATAGCAATTGGCGGCGATGGAACAATGCACATCTCAAATAAATTGAGCCAGATGGGAATGAATATCATCGGTGTTCCGAAAACAATTGATAATGATCTTGAAGCAACCGATCAAACATTCGGGCACGACTCCGCTCTTTATGTTGTCTCGGAAGCATTAGATCGCCTGCATACAACAGCTTCGGCGCATCACCGTGTTATGGTTATAGAAGTTATGGGAAGATACGCAGGATGGATTGCTCTGAACGGCGGTTTGTCCGGCGGTGCGGATATAATATTAATTCCTGAACTTCCATTTGATTGGAATGTGGTTTATGATAGAGTTATTCAAAGAAATATGAGCGGAAAAAGATTTAGTCTTGTTTGTGTAGCGGAGGGCGCCAAACCTAAAAACGGTTCATTAATTACAAAAGCAAAAGACATAAGAAGAACCGATCCGATTCAGCTTGGTGGCATCGGCGAGTATGTCGCAAAGATGATCTCTGAAAATACTGGATTAGAAACACGTTATACCGTACTTGGGCATCTGCAGAGAGGCGGAAGTCCATCACCTTTCGATAGAATATTAGCTACAAAATTTGGAACGAATGCTATTCAACTCGCCGTTAAAAAACAATTTGGAAAAATGGTTGCCTTAAAAGGAGCAGAAATTAAAAGCGTTCGCATTGTAGATGCAATTGCACGGCAGAAATTAGTCAAGCCGAAAGATCAAGCAGTATTAGCTGCAAGTGCAGTAGGTGTAAGTTTCGGGACAGAAAAATTATAA